One Micropterus dolomieu isolate WLL.071019.BEF.003 ecotype Adirondacks linkage group LG23, ASM2129224v1, whole genome shotgun sequence DNA window includes the following coding sequences:
- the LOC123962833 gene encoding hexokinase-4-like yields the protein MSTAEGNGKNSTQISKKAKMSGDTLTLHQEGIPLDKLTKVQDYLKRFRLSQEKLKEVSSLLMTDLDRGLGKHTHQKAAVKMLPTFVRATPDGTEKGDFLALDLGGTNFRVLHVRVVEDEQKVLKMDSQICAIPKEMMLGTGEQLFDHIAACLSEFLVSQDLKGKTLPLGFTFSFPCEQKEIDKSILIRWTKGFNCSGVEGKDVVKLLKEAIHRRGDYDIGSVAMVNDTVGTMMSCGYKDQSCEIGMIIGTGTNACYMEEMKNIKRVEGEEGRMCINTEWGGFGDDGSLEDILTEFDVEVDKTSINPGIHIFEKMISGMYLGEIVRLLLVRMTADNVLFEGQTSEALLTPGKFETKFISEIEELDNGLENTQNILTQLGLKWDLVDSHLVRLVCDTVSSRSAHLCAAALATIANRIRCNRRLDRLKTTVGVDGTVYRKHPNFSMKLQAMVRLLAPECDITFLVSEDGSGKGAAMVTAVAQRLALRLLEDSDSEDDEEEK from the exons ATGAGCACAGCAGAGGGAAACGGCAAGAACAGCACACAGATTTCCAAGAAGGCCAAAATGAGCGGCGACACCTTGACCCTGCACCAGGAAGGCATCCCTCTGGACAAGTTGACAAAG GTGCAGGACTACCTGAAGCGTTTCCGTTTGTCTCAGGAGAAGCTGAAGGAGGTTTCTTCTCTGCTGATGACGGATCTGGATCGAGGTTTGGGGAAACACACTCATCAGAAGGCAGCCGTCAAGATGCTGCCCACCTTCGTCAGGGCGACACCGGACGGGACTG AGAAAGGCGACTTCCTGGCGTTGGATCTCGGCGGGACAAACTTCCGTGTGCTTCATGTCCGCGTGGTGGAGGACGAGCAGAAAGTGCTGAAGATGGACAGTCAGATCTGTGCCATACCAAAGGAGATGATGCTGGGAACTGGAGAACAG CTGTTCGACCACATTGCGGCCTGTCTCAGTGAGTTCCTCGTCTCTCAGGATCTGAAGGGAAAAACTCTTCCTCTGGGCTTcaccttctccttcccctgcgAACAGAAAGAAATTGACAAG AGCATCTTGATCCGCTGGACCAAAGGCTTCAACTGCTCCGGCGTTGAGGGAAAAGATGTGGTGAAGTTACTGAAAGAGGCCATTCACAGGAGAGGG GATTATGATATAGGCTCAGTTGCTATGGTGAACGACACAGTGGGCACTATGATGAGCTGCGGCTACAAGGACCAGAGCTGTGAGATCGGCATGATCATCG GTACGGGAACCAACGCCTGCTACATGGAGGAGATGAAGAACATAAAGCGTGTGGAGGGCGAGGAGGGACGGATGTGCATCAACACTGAGTGGGGCGGCTTCGGAGATGACGGCTCCCTGGAAGACATCCTGACGGAGTTTGACGTGGAGGTGGACAAGACGTCCATCAATCCCGGCATCCACAT CTTTGAGAAGATGATTAGCGGCATGTATTTGGGAGAAATCGTGCGGCTGCTGCTGGTGAGGATGACGGCGGACAACGTGCTGTTTGAGGGACAGACATCAGAGGCGCTGCTGACTCCTGGGAAATTTGAGACAAAGTTCATCTCTGAGATTGAAGA GCTGGACAACGGTCTGGAAAACACCCAGAATATTCTGACGCAGTTGGGTTTGAAATGGGATTTGGTCGACTCCCATTTGGTGCGTCTGGTCTGCGACACCGTGTCCTCACGCTCCGCCCATCTCTGCGCCGCTGCTCTTGCCACCATCGCCAACCGTATCCGGTGTAACCGCAGGCTGGATCGCCTGAAGACCACTGTGGGGGTGGACGGGACGGTCTACAGGAAACACCCCAA TTTCAGCATGAAGCTCCAGGCGATGGTGCGCCTCCTCGCTCCCGAGTGTGACATCACCTTCCTCGTCTCGGAGGACGGCAGCGGGAAGGGCGCTGCCATGGTAACTGCTGTGGCGCAGCGGCTGGCTCTCCGGCTGTTGGAGGACAGCGATAGTGAGGACGACGAAGAAGAGAAATAA